From the Streptomyces sp. NBC_01216 genome, the window CTCGGTGGGAGGAGCGGATGAGCCGGTCCTGCTCGGCCTGGATGGTCTGCACGATGTCGTGCATCCGCCCGGTGCGGGCGGCGTCGAGCGCGGCGAGCAGCACCTCGTCGGCGTCGTGGTTCTCGTGGCCGGTACGGGTGCGGTCGGCGAGGTCGAGCACCTCGTCGTGGAGGGCGGTCACCTCGCGGCCCTGGGTGGTGATGTGGCGGCGGCGGCTGAGTCCCATGGGCTCGTGGCCGGTGGCGAGGTAGAAGGGACGCGCGACCTCGGCGCGCCAGTCGACGACGAGCGGGGTGCGCTGGGGGTCGTCCTCGCGCAGGCCGATGCGCCCGATGTGGTGGTCGCGTCCGTCCCGGAAGACCAGGCGTCCGAAGCAGAGGCCGGTCTCCCCCGCGTTGAGGGCGGCGAGCAGCCCGGACTGCTCGGCGACCATGACGTCCCGTTCGAGGCGCGCCTGGGCGCTGCCCTCGCCGGGGGTGGCCAGGGCGGTGGCGACACCCGCCTCTGCCTGGTCCCTCAGGTCGTCGAGTCGTGCGTAGAGCTCGGTGATGAATTTCTGCTCATTCCGAAATTCTTCGGTTGACAATTCGACTCCCGGCGCGATACAGTGCGTTTATTCGACATCTCCGTGTATTTGCTGCGCATAAACACGGAACCCATGAATATACGCGATGCGACGCCCCGACTGTCAATTTACTCGTCGGGGTATTTTTGTGCGTCACGGAGAGGGCCGGGCCGGGGCCCCGGCGGGTGGGCCCGGGTCCGGTCAGGCGGGTTCCAGGACGTCGTCCAGTTCCTCCAGCAGCCGTCGCTTCGGGCGGGCGCCCACCATCGACTTCACCGGCTCGCCCGCCCGGAACACCATCAGCGTGGGCGTCGCCAGAACGCCGTAGCGCACCGTGACCCCCGGGTTCCGGTCCACGTCCAGCCGGACGATCTCCAGCCGGCCCTCCCGCTCCGCGG encodes:
- a CDS encoding thioredoxin family protein, which translates into the protein MMRTTGVTEVTEADFEARVLAADGPVLVMYTADWCGPCRQLGPVLGAIAAEREGRLEIVRLDVDRNPGVTVRYGVLATPTLMVFRAGEPVKSMVGARPKRRLLEELDDVLEPA